TTTAAAGGTTCTCATATTATAATGGAAAAAAGTAGTGTGGGAGCTACTATTAGTATTATTTTAGCTGCTATTTATGCATATAAAATAACTATTATTGATAATGCAGCAAAAGAACCTGAGATAAAAGATTTAGCTAATTTTTTAAACACTATGGGCGCTAAAATTAAAGGTGCTGGTACAAACCAAATAATTATTAAAGGTGTTTTAAAATTAAAAGGAGGTATTTATAAAATAATATCTGATAGAATAGAAACAGGAACTTTTTTAATAGCTGCTGCTATATCTGGAGGACAAATATTATGTCAAAAAACTAATCCTAAAAATTTAGATATTGTATTAAAAAAATTAAAATATACTGGTGCAGAAATTAAGACAGGTAAAAATTGGTGTAGTCTTAATATGAAAAATAGAAAACCTAAAGCAGTTGATATAATTACAGGACCTTATCCTGATTTTCCTACTGATATTCAACCACAATTTACTTTATTAAATTTAATTGCATTAGGTAAAAGTAAAGTAACAGAAACTATTTTTGAAAATAGATTTTTATATATACACGAGTTAATAAAAATGGGAGCAAACGTTTTTTTTAAAAAAAACCAAGTAATTTGTAAAGGAGTCAAGAAACTTTATAGTGCAAAAATTGTAGCAACAGATTTAAGGGCTTCAATAAGTTTAGTTTTAGCTGGTTGTATTGCTTCTGGAAAAACTATTATTAATAATATTAATTATATTGATCGTGGTTATGAAACAATAGAAAAAAAATTAATATCTTTAGGTGCAAATATTAAAAGAATAAAGAATAATTAATATAAATATTAAAATATAATAAAATAATTAAGATAATATTTTTTATTAATTATTTTACTATATTTTATTATATTTTATAATTTTAATTATATAGATTAAAATTAAATTATTTTATAAGGATGATAGCATGTATGCTATTTTTGATAGTTGTGGTAAACAATATAAAGTTATTCAAGGACAAAGTATTAAATTAGAAAAAATCAAAGGAAAAATTGGTGATAATATTGAATTTAAAAATGTTTTAATGATATATGATAAAAATAAAATAAATATTGGTACTCCTATTATTATAGGAGCAAAAATAATAGCAGAATTAATTTCACATGGAAAAGAAAATAAAATTAAAATAATTAAATTTCGTAGAAGAAAACATTATAAAAAAACACAAGGTCATCGTCAATTATTTACTAATATTAAAATTATTAAGATTCAATATTTAAAATAGGAATTTTTTTATGGCACATAAAAAAGCTGGAGGATCTTCTAGAAATGGAAGAGATTCTCATGCGAAAAGATTAGGTATTAAATGTTTTGGTGGAGAAAAAGTTAAATCTGGATTTATTATTATTAGACAAAGAGGAACTAAATTTCATGCAGGAAATAACGTTGGTTGTGGTAGAGATCATACTCTATTTTCAAAAATTGACGGTATTGTTAAATTTACAAAAAAAGGGTTTCAGAAAAAAAAATATATTAATGTTATAAAAAATCATTTTAATAAATAAAAAATTTAAATAAATATTTTGAAATATTAGATATGTTATATATTTTAAATATATATGTATCTTTTATATATTATTTTTTGTTTTATATGGAGTTATAATGAAATTTGTTGATAAAGCAATTATATATATAAAATCAGGTAAAGGAGGAGATGGATGTATTAGTTTTCATCGTGCAAAATATATACCT
Above is a genomic segment from Enterobacteriaceae endosymbiont of Donacia dentata containing:
- the murA gene encoding UDP-N-acetylglucosamine 1-carboxyvinyltransferase translates to MDKFIIKGPVQLKGKINISGSKNAALPILFASILIDESVEIQNIPKLKDIDNAIKLLLHLGVKIKKGKSLIINANNLYNHYIFPKNLVKSIRASIWLISPILNRLGKIKISLPGGCSIGKRPIDLHIKYLKKLGAKIYIKNNNIYAYINKTFKGSHIIMEKSSVGATISIILAAIYAYKITIIDNAAKEPEIKDLANFLNTMGAKIKGAGTNQIIIKGVLKLKGGIYKIISDRIETGTFLIAAAISGGQILCQKTNPKNLDIVLKKLKYTGAEIKTGKNWCSLNMKNRKPKAVDIITGPYPDFPTDIQPQFTLLNLIALGKSKVTETIFENRFLYIHELIKMGANVFFKKNQVICKGVKKLYSAKIVATDLRASISLVLAGCIASGKTIINNINYIDRGYETIEKKLISLGANIKRIKNN
- the rplU gene encoding 50S ribosomal protein L21, translating into MYAIFDSCGKQYKVIQGQSIKLEKIKGKIGDNIEFKNVLMIYDKNKINIGTPIIIGAKIIAELISHGKENKIKIIKFRRRKHYKKTQGHRQLFTNIKIIKIQYLK
- the rpmA gene encoding 50S ribosomal protein L27; protein product: MAHKKAGGSSRNGRDSHAKRLGIKCFGGEKVKSGFIIIRQRGTKFHAGNNVGCGRDHTLFSKIDGIVKFTKKGFQKKKYINVIKNHFNK